The following proteins are encoded in a genomic region of Triticum dicoccoides isolate Atlit2015 ecotype Zavitan chromosome 1B, WEW_v2.0, whole genome shotgun sequence:
- the LOC119300047 gene encoding probable inactive methyltransferase Os04g0175900, which yields MDNNIVSGSRINPAGGEDDEETWLHAWGLITSFAVSMTLKAAIELGIFEALSNAGSGAITADELAARLPTMDKGGGAASVDRVMRLLASFDVVKCVTEAGPSGEAIRQYRPSPVCRWLSSNHGGPSLAPYAMFTMDQDFLTAWQQLGAAAGGEQTAFKRTHGVSMGEHLGRNPRVLGVVDKAMVQISVMVTSKLLERFHGFDDVTVLVDVGGGTGSTLEMITSRYKHIRGINFDLPHVISLAPSILGVEHIAGNMFDNVPTGDTIFLKTVLHMLDDNDCIKVLKNCHQAMSDKGRLIAVEFVLPATPEVTRAAQNLYILDVMMLNNSEGGKERTVQEFLKLARESGFSSTFQSTYIFGNFWALEFTK from the exons ATGGATAACAATATTGTGAGCGGAAGTAGGATTAATCCGGCCGGTGGTGAGGACGACGAGGAAACATGGTTGCATGCGTGGGGGCTCATCACCAGCTTCGCGGTCTCCATGACCCTGAAAGCAGCAATCGAGCTGGGCATCTTCGAGGCACTCAGCAACGCCGGCAGCGGCGCGATTACGGCGGATGAATTAGCCGCGCGGCTCCCAACCATGGacaagggcggcggggcggcttcgGTGGACCGCGTCATGCGGCTGCTTGCCTCCTTCGACGTCGTCAAGTGCGTGACGGAGGCAGGTCCAAGCGGCGAGGCCATCCGGCAGTACAGGCCCTCGCCGGTGTGTCGGTGGCTCAGCAGCAACCATGGTGGCCCGTCGCTGGCGCCGTACGCTATGTTCACTATGGACCAGGACTTCTTGACGGCCTG GCAGCAGTTGGGGGCGGCAGCGGGAGGCGAACAAACGGCATTCAAGAGGACGCATGGGGTTTCGATGGGCGAGCACTTGGGGAGAAACCCTCGGGTACTCGGGGTGGTCGACAAGGCCATGGTGCAGATCTCGGTGATGGTGACCAGCAAGTTGTTGGAGCGCTTCCACGGGTTCGACGACGTGACCGTTCTTGTCGATGTTGGTGGCGGCACTGGTTCTACCCTGGAGATGATCACCTCCAGGTACAAGCATATCAGGGGCATCAACTTCGACCTGCCTCATGTCATCTCCCTCGCGCCATCTATTCTCG GTGTTGAACATATAGCTGGAAATATGTTTGATAATGTTCCCACTGGAGACACGATTTTCTTAAAG ACGGTACTCCATATGTTGGATGACAATGACTGCATAAAGGTTCTTAAAAATTGCCATCAAGCTATGTCAGATAAGGGGCGACTGATCGCTGTTGAGTTTGTCTTGCCGGCTACTCCAGAGGTGACAAGGGCAGCACAAAATCTCTACATTCTCGACGTGATGATGTTAAATAACTCAGAGGGGGGGAAGGAGAGAACTGTGCAAGAGTTTCTGAAGCTGGCTAGGGAATCGGGATTCAGCAGCACCTTCCAGTCAACTTACATTTTTGGAAACTTTTGGGCTCTCGAATTTACCAAATAG
- the LOC119316959 gene encoding putative F-box/LRR-repeat protein 23, with amino-acid sequence MEEDAGEGEGEGEVEICDWAGMPSDALFAVFGRLDVADILTGAGRACRAWRRLADGDPALWRRLDMTHHGDILETEEAEAMARAAVDRAAGTLQSFCADTFVTDALLSYISGRAPSLKSLQLSLCDEVSNEALADAVKGFPQLEELEITFCSLNSNVCESVGRACPHLKSFRLNERWTVLQRGFAVFEGMDDDTGALGIASSMPELRDLQLIGNNLTNAGLAAILDHCPRLESLDVRRCCNLQMDDALRSKCARIGNLRLPGDPISDFKYRAYLAGSDDYPSGSDIEVDMYDDLLDVVTDDDEDAEFDDMEDYIDGADWDADMYDDVFDV; translated from the exons ATGGAggaggacgccggcgagggcgagggcgagggcgaggtggAGATCTGCGACTGGGCGGGGATGCCGTCGGACGCGCTCTTCGCGGTGTTCGGGAGGCTGGACGTGGCCGACATCCTGACGGGGGCCGGGCGGGCGTGCCGCGCCTGGCGCCGCCTCGCCGACGGCGACCCCGCGCTGTGGCGCCGCCTCGACATGACCCACCACGGGGACATCCTCGAGACCGAGGAGGCCGAGGCCATGGCCCGCGCCGCCGTCGACCGCGCCGCCGGCACGCTCCAGTCCTTCTGCGCCGACACCTTCGTCACCGATGCCCTCCTCAGCTACATCTCCGGCAG GGCACCCTCGCTGAAGAGCCTTCAACTAAGCCTGTGTGATGAAGTATCCAACGAGGCGCTGGCAGATGCAGTCAAGGGCTTTCCTCAGCTTGAGGAGCTGGAGATCACATTCTGCTCACTGAACAGCAACGTGTGCGAGTCAGTCGGCAGAGCCTGCCCACACCTGAAATCCTTTCGGCTGAACGAGCGCTGGACGGTCCTCCAAAGGGGGTTTGCAGTCTTTGAGGGCATGGATGATGACACAGGTGCGCTAGGGATCGCGAGCAGCATGCCCGAGCTCCGGGACCTCCAGCTGATCGGCAACAACCTGACCAACGCCGGGCTGGCGGCGATCCTCGACCACTGCCCCCGCCTCGAGTCCCTTGACGtgcgccgctgctgcaacctccagATGGACGATGCCCTGAGATCCAAGTGCGCCAGGATCGGGAACCTCAGGCTCCCCGGGGACCCCATCTCCGACTTCAAGTACCGGGCTTACCTCGCTGGCAGTGATGACTACCCCAGCGGTTCCGACATCGAGGTCGACATGTACGATGATCTGCTGGACGTGGTCACCGACGACGATGAGGATGCCGAGTTTGATGACATGGAGGATTATATCGACGGCGCGGACTGGGACGCCGACATGTATGATGATGTGTTCGATGTCTGA
- the LOC119316968 gene encoding protein RAE1-like: MAALTSLASNPNPNKSFEVLPNPGDSLSSLSFSPKSNLLVATSWDNQVRCWEIGNGNSQPKASISHDQPVLCSAWKDDGTTVFSGGCDKQVKMWPLLSGGQAQTVAMHDAPVKEVAWISQMNLLVSGSWDKTLRYWDTRQPNPAHVQQLPDRCYALAVNYPLMIVGTADRNIVIFNLQNPQTEFKRIQSPLKYQTRCVAAFPDQQGFLVGSIEGRVGVHHIDDSQQSKNFTFKCHREGNDIFSVNSLNFHPVHHTFATAGSDGAFNFWDKDSKQRLKAFSRCPQPIPCSSFNNDGSIFAYGVCYDWSRGAENHNPANAKTSIYLHSPQEAEVKGKPRIATGRK; encoded by the exons ATGGCAGCTCTAACCAGCCTTGCCTCAAACCCGAATCCAAACAAGTCATTCGAG GTCCTTCCTAATCCGGGTGACTCCCTCTCAAGCCTCAGTTTTAGCCCGAAAAGTAATCTTCTTGTGGCAACTTCCTGGGATAACCAG GTGAGGTGTTGGGAGATAGGTAATGGTAACAGTCAGCCAAAGGCATCCATATCACATGATCAGCCA GTGCTCTGCTCAGCCTGGAAAGATGATGGGACTACTGTCTTCTCTGGAGGGTGTGATAAACAGGTCAAAATGTGGCCTCTGCTGTCTGGTGGGCAGGCTCAGACGGTTGCAATGCATGATGCACCTGTCAAGGAGGTCGCATGGATTTCTCAGATGAATCTTCTTGTATCCGGAAGCTGGGACAAGACACTAAG GTATTGGGACACAAGACAGCCGAATCCTGCCCATGTTCAGCAACTTCCTGATCGTTGCTACGCACTTGCTGTGAATTATCCCCTTATGATTGTGGGAACAGCTGATCGCAATATTGTGATCTTCAACTTGCAGAATCCTCAG ACTGAGTTTAAGCGTATTCAATCACCTCTGAAATACCAGACACGGTGCGTTGCTGCCTTTCCAGATCAACAAGGATTCCTG GTGGGTTCCATAGAAGGAAGAGTTGGTGTGCATCATATTGATGATTCACAGCAAAGCAAAAACTTCACATTCAAGTgtcacagggaaggaaatgatattTTCTCTGTCAATTCGCTCAACTTTCACCCT GTTCATCACACGTTTGCCACAGCTGGATCTGATGGTGCTTTCAACTTTTGGGATAAAGATAGCAAGCAGAGACTTAAG GCTTTCAGTCGGTGTCCTCAACCCATTCCTTGCAGTAGCTTCAATAATGATGGTTCAATATTTGCTTATGGG GTGTGCTATGACTGGAGCCGTGGCGCTGAGAACCATAATCCTGCAAATGCAAAGACATCCATCTATCTCCACAGTCCCCAG GAAGCCGAGGTGAAAGGGAAGCCAAGAATCGCAACAGGGCGGAAGTGA